A segment of the Brevundimonas sp. M20 genome:
AGGCGGCCACGTCCTTGGCGTAGTTCTCGACGGTCGGCGCGGTGCCGTCGTCATAGGTCACCTGACCGTTCCGCAGCGGGTTGGGCATGGCGATGAAGCCACCCGGCGGCACGTGAGCGCCTTCCGCGACGAACGGGGTCAGGTCGCCGGCCATGTACTCGTTGTAGTTCTGGCCCGGACGGATCTGCAGGCCGGCCGGCGGCGCCTTGTAGCCGGTCAGCAGCGAGTAGATGTAGTTGGCGCCGCCGTGACGGGCCTTGGCCATCACCGACAGGTCGGGCGGAGCCGCGCCGCCGTTCGCGGCGGCCGCGGCCGTCGCGTTCGGATACGGATTGGGGAAGCGGTCGGCGGCGGTGCCGTCGCGCATGATCGGCTCACCGGTTTCGGTGTCGATGTCCGCGATCTGCACTTCCTTGGCCAGAGCCTTGACGAAGCGGTTCTCGGCCGCGCTGGCCTGACCCGCCTCATAGAAGGGACCGCCCGGTTCCGCGAGCGTGCGGAAGTGCATCAGGTCCATGCTGTGGCAGGAGGCGCAGACCTCGCGATAGACCTTGTAGCCGCGCTGCAGCTGGCCCTGATTGAAGGCGCCGAACGGACCTTCGAACGAGAAGCCGCCGTCGCGCAGGGCGTGGCCGCCGCCGCCCGCCGCGAGGGCGGGACCGGAGGACAGGGTCAGGCCGGCCGCCGCGGCGATCAGGACCAGGGTCTTCTTCATGGAGCGCATCGGAGTCTTGAGGGTCATGTGCACTATCAGCCCTTCTGCTCTTCGGCGCCCGACAGAACGGGTTCCGAGATGGTCGCAGGGATCGGCAGCGGCTTCTCCTTCAGACCCACCAGCGGCAGGATCACCAGGAAGAAGGCGAAGTAGTACAGAGTCGCGAAGCGGGTCAGCCACAGGTAGCTGTTCAGCTTGCCGTCAACCAGGGTGAAGCTCGGCATGCCCGGGATGACCTGGGCGTCCGGCAGCTGGGCGCCGCACCAGCCGAGG
Coding sequences within it:
- a CDS encoding cytochrome c1 produces the protein MTLKTPMRSMKKTLVLIAAAAGLTLSSGPALAAGGGGHALRDGGFSFEGPFGAFNQGQLQRGYKVYREVCASCHSMDLMHFRTLAEPGGPFYEAGQASAAENRFVKALAKEVQIADIDTETGEPIMRDGTAADRFPNPYPNATAAAAANGGAAPPDLSVMAKARHGGANYIYSLLTGYKAPPAGLQIRPGQNYNEYMAGDLTPFVAEGAHVPPGGFIAMPNPLRNGQVTYDDGTAPTVENYAKDVAAYIAWASDPKQVARKRAGVGTLIFLLLFAGVTYLSYRRIWKGVAH